AGGGTTGACATTTTTCTGACCTCATCCAAAATTTACCCCCACTATGGGTTCATTATAACACAAACCACCAAATTTCTCATCCGGGTGAGAGTCAATTTTCTTATCCTCATATTTGACATCGTTTTCATTTTGTAATAAAATGAAAGTAACTGAAAATGAAAATAATCAAACAACAAACAATAACCACCACCAAAGAGTTGTTCCTGGAAGAACGTCGCCAAAAAATTCTGCAATTGATTGAGCAAGAGGGGCGCGTGTCGGTTGTCGGCCTCAGCCAACAGTTGGACGTGTCGGAAGTGACCATCCGCACCGATTTGCAAGCCCTGGC
This DNA window, taken from Anaerolineae bacterium, encodes the following:
- a CDS encoding DeoR/GlpR transcriptional regulator; this translates as MKIIKQQTITTTKELFLEERRQKILQLIEQEGRVSVVGLSQQLDVSEVTIRTDLQALADHHLIIRTHGGAILADRGKYDLALTRRQQQQIQEKNRIG